One region of Acaryochloris thomasi RCC1774 genomic DNA includes:
- a CDS encoding pantothenate kinase, whose amino-acid sequence MSRANLERSEERWCALVVGNSRQHWAMFSGSKLQQTWDIPYTNGDAKTPQQWAEWQVLSPALQCIDEGGTSDEERQWPSLWILSVVPHQTQLWQGYPRGTLLQLTDIPLPGMYTSLGCDRALALWAAGEIYGWPMLVIDGGTALTLTGANASGHLVGGAILPGIALQLRSLTQATPLPDLQPTDPMPPRWAKNTADAMRSGVLYTIWAGLSDFIQSWCQDFSHSHIVLTGGDHQQIFQGLQALCNSTASSATAVLQIPGQGYEPCQNQLVCDETLLFQGIQRLRAKRLESQ is encoded by the coding sequence ATGTCCCGAGCCAACCTTGAGCGGTCGGAGGAGCGCTGGTGTGCTCTAGTGGTGGGCAATTCTCGGCAACACTGGGCTATGTTTTCGGGTTCTAAGCTGCAGCAAACCTGGGATATCCCCTACACAAACGGAGATGCAAAGACGCCTCAGCAGTGGGCTGAGTGGCAGGTGCTCTCTCCAGCGTTGCAATGTATAGATGAGGGCGGTACATCTGATGAAGAAAGACAGTGGCCGTCGTTGTGGATTCTTTCGGTTGTGCCCCATCAAACCCAGCTATGGCAGGGCTATCCTCGGGGAACGCTGCTGCAGCTTACTGATATTCCCCTGCCCGGAATGTATACGTCGTTGGGTTGCGATCGCGCCCTAGCCCTCTGGGCCGCCGGAGAAATCTACGGCTGGCCCATGTTAGTCATCGATGGCGGCACTGCCCTAACACTCACCGGGGCCAATGCCAGCGGTCACTTAGTGGGTGGAGCGATTCTACCGGGCATCGCCCTCCAGCTACGTTCTCTGACGCAGGCAACCCCGCTTCCCGATCTCCAACCCACCGATCCAATGCCGCCACGCTGGGCGAAAAATACAGCCGACGCTATGCGCAGCGGCGTGCTCTATACGATTTGGGCAGGGCTATCTGATTTCATTCAAAGCTGGTGTCAAGACTTTTCTCACAGCCACATCGTCCTCACGGGTGGCGATCATCAGCAGATTTTTCAAGGTCTGCAGGCCCTGTGCAACTCTACAGCGTCTTCTGCCACAGCCGTCCTCCAAATACCCGGCCAAGGGTACGAACCCTGTCAAAATCAGTTAGTCTGTGATGAAACGCTTCTTTTTCAGGGGATTCAACGCCTGCGGGCAAAACGATTAGAATCTCAATAG
- a CDS encoding response regulator transcription factor, which translates to MIRLLLVDDQGIVREGLRSLLDAKPDLEVIGEAENGQQAVEQAIALQPDVILMDVRMPIMDGVAATRTLHEQAPHLKVLILTTFDEDDYVTRAMRQGAKGYLLKDTPSNELAEAIRAVQKGYTHLGPGLFDKVMTATPAAPPPPPEINELTPRELEVLQLIAAGKSNREIADALYISERTVKNHVNSILKRLNLRDRTQAAILATNLQSLKTE; encoded by the coding sequence ATGATTCGCTTACTACTCGTTGACGATCAGGGGATTGTCCGCGAAGGGCTACGCAGCCTCCTGGATGCCAAACCTGACTTAGAAGTGATTGGCGAAGCAGAGAATGGACAGCAAGCGGTTGAGCAGGCAATTGCCCTGCAGCCTGACGTGATTCTAATGGATGTGCGAATGCCGATTATGGATGGCGTGGCCGCAACCCGCACCCTGCATGAACAGGCTCCCCATCTAAAGGTGCTGATATTGACCACCTTTGACGAAGATGACTACGTGACTCGTGCCATGCGACAGGGGGCAAAGGGTTATTTGCTCAAAGATACGCCCTCCAACGAGCTAGCCGAAGCCATTCGAGCTGTCCAGAAGGGCTATACCCATCTAGGACCAGGACTCTTTGATAAGGTGATGACGGCGACTCCAGCAGCTCCCCCGCCGCCGCCTGAGATCAATGAGCTAACACCCCGAGAGCTAGAGGTTTTGCAGCTGATCGCAGCGGGTAAGAGCAATCGTGAAATCGCGGACGCGCTGTATATTTCGGAACGGACTGTAAAAAATCACGTTAACAGCATTTTGAAGCGGCTTAATTTAAGAGATCGCACCCAGGCCGCTATCCTAGCCACGAACCTGCAGTCTCTAAAAACTGAATGA
- a CDS encoding Spy/CpxP family protein refolding chaperone, with protein MKFNQVTVLAAATILIPLGGTIAHFTAAPKAAVAQSEQLLLAQASETPTEGKGEKRRGWDRSKLFEQLDLSDAQKTEIQNIRQQARENGPGREEARAAREKMRELFASDASSDELRTQYQDSQSLRQELREQRFETKLKIREVLTPEQRTKLAELKPERRRHRGGKGPQSRTF; from the coding sequence ATGAAATTCAACCAGGTCACCGTACTTGCCGCAGCTACTATTTTGATTCCCCTGGGCGGCACGATTGCCCACTTTACCGCCGCGCCCAAGGCGGCTGTTGCTCAGTCAGAGCAACTCCTTTTAGCTCAAGCATCTGAAACGCCTACAGAAGGGAAAGGTGAGAAACGTCGAGGTTGGGACCGCAGCAAACTCTTTGAGCAGCTCGATCTATCAGATGCTCAAAAAACAGAGATTCAAAACATTCGTCAACAGGCCCGCGAGAATGGACCAGGCCGAGAAGAAGCACGTGCTGCACGAGAAAAGATGCGCGAACTTTTTGCCAGCGATGCTAGCTCAGATGAACTACGCACGCAGTACCAAGACAGTCAATCACTTCGTCAAGAGCTACGTGAGCAGCGCTTTGAGACAAAACTCAAAATTCGTGAGGTTCTCACTCCAGAGCAGCGCACCAAGTTAGCAGAACTTAAGCCAGAGCGTCGTAGACACCGTGGGGGAAAAGGCCCTCAAAGCAGAACCTTCTAA
- a CDS encoding sodium:proton antiporter — MEGSLDITLLMVITVVAGIAAQVIADYLKVPSIVFLLSFGILLGPSGLGVIHPSLLGSGLEVMVSLSVALILFEGGLNLQLREVEEVSSSLRNLVTIGSLITLLGGGMAAHWLSEFPWQIAFLYASLVVVTGPTVIAPLLKQVGADRKVSTLLEGEGVIIDPVGAILAVVVLNIVLRGNADPYTIISGLTLRLGIGGAIGVGGGWLLGLLLKKAEFLSEDLKNLSVLAGLWGLFGAAQTLLNESGLMTAVAAGIMLRVASVPEERLLRRFKNQLSILAISVLFILLSADLSIASIFALGPGGFLTVLVLMFVVRPINIIVSTWNSDLNWRQKAFLSWVAPRGIVAASVASLFSISLTQQGINGGDAIKALVFLTIILTVFVQGLTARWVAGWLKVRSDEASGAMIVGCNAFGRQLAHLLKNRGEDVVMIDANPDYCQQARSENLRVYQTSALDMEALNSAGVSSVGTFLTVTSNLEVNSVLAERVNEEFHPPRVLAAFPTKADPKPGTDTPISPEIKRAFSPKLSIKKWNQYLAKSEVKVNETVLDTDEGKCQKQRNHLRALAKAGTLTPMLVERQDQIRIAKADEDWQPGDRVIYLLHIPKPVAAEPTPEKV, encoded by the coding sequence ATGGAAGGGAGCCTAGACATTACGCTGCTAATGGTGATCACAGTGGTCGCGGGAATCGCCGCCCAGGTGATTGCAGACTACCTCAAGGTGCCCAGCATCGTCTTTCTGCTGTCCTTTGGCATCTTATTGGGACCCAGCGGCCTTGGAGTTATCCATCCCTCTCTATTAGGTAGTGGCCTAGAGGTGATGGTGTCTCTCTCTGTGGCGCTCATTCTATTTGAAGGTGGCCTGAACCTGCAGCTGCGTGAAGTCGAAGAAGTTTCCAGCAGTCTTCGCAACTTAGTCACCATCGGTTCACTGATCACGCTGCTAGGGGGCGGCATGGCAGCCCACTGGCTAAGTGAATTTCCTTGGCAGATTGCCTTTCTCTATGCCTCTTTAGTCGTGGTCACGGGCCCCACCGTTATTGCACCGCTGCTCAAGCAAGTAGGAGCAGATCGCAAAGTCTCGACCCTCCTAGAAGGGGAAGGAGTGATCATTGACCCCGTGGGTGCGATTCTGGCGGTAGTAGTCCTCAACATTGTGCTGCGAGGTAATGCAGACCCCTATACAATTATCAGCGGTCTAACGCTGCGGTTGGGGATTGGTGGAGCCATCGGCGTCGGGGGCGGCTGGCTCCTGGGTCTACTGCTCAAAAAAGCGGAGTTTCTCTCCGAGGACTTGAAAAATCTGTCAGTTCTCGCGGGTTTGTGGGGATTATTTGGTGCGGCACAGACGCTGCTCAACGAATCGGGTCTGATGACAGCGGTAGCGGCGGGAATCATGCTGCGGGTGGCATCAGTCCCAGAGGAACGGCTGCTGCGTCGGTTTAAGAACCAGCTCAGCATCCTGGCAATCTCAGTGCTGTTTATCTTACTGTCAGCCGATCTATCCATTGCCAGTATCTTTGCTTTAGGACCGGGTGGCTTCCTGACGGTTTTAGTCTTGATGTTCGTGGTGCGCCCCATCAATATCATTGTGTCCACCTGGAACAGCGATCTCAACTGGCGACAAAAAGCATTTCTCTCCTGGGTCGCCCCTCGGGGCATTGTGGCGGCTTCCGTGGCGTCACTGTTCTCTATCTCGCTGACGCAGCAGGGCATCAATGGCGGCGATGCCATTAAGGCCCTTGTATTCTTGACCATTATTCTGACGGTGTTTGTCCAGGGCCTGACCGCACGCTGGGTCGCGGGCTGGCTTAAGGTGCGCTCCGACGAAGCCAGTGGTGCGATGATTGTGGGCTGTAATGCTTTTGGACGCCAGCTCGCCCACCTCCTCAAAAATCGCGGGGAAGATGTGGTAATGATCGATGCCAACCCCGACTATTGCCAGCAGGCTCGGTCTGAGAATCTGCGCGTCTACCAGACCAGTGCCTTAGATATGGAAGCTCTGAACAGCGCAGGCGTTTCTTCCGTGGGGACATTTTTAACCGTCACCAGCAACCTAGAGGTCAATTCAGTTTTAGCCGAACGGGTGAATGAAGAATTCCATCCGCCTCGAGTACTTGCGGCATTCCCCACGAAGGCCGACCCGAAGCCAGGAACGGATACGCCCATTAGCCCTGAGATCAAGCGCGCTTTCTCACCCAAGCTATCGATTAAAAAATGGAACCAGTATCTGGCGAAAAGCGAAGTCAAAGTGAATGAGACAGTCCTAGACACCGATGAAGGGAAATGCCAGAAGCAGCGCAATCACCTGCGGGCTTTAGCCAAGGCCGGGACGCTCACGCCCATGCTGGTAGAACGTCAGGATCAGATACGAATTGCTAAGGCAGATGAAGACTGGCAGCCTGGCGATCGGGTCATTTATCTCCTCCATATCCCTAAGCCAGTCGCAGCGGAACCGACACCGGAGAAAGTGTAG
- a CDS encoding STAS domain-containing protein, with protein sequence MSLNVQIIQPTEILDGTTAAALHQAVSQALNTAATVILVDCQAVTFMDSSGLGALVLALKMSRAQGCRFCLCAINQQVDMLFGLTDTHQVFEIYLDRAAFEATVT encoded by the coding sequence ATGAGCCTCAATGTGCAAATCATACAGCCTACTGAGATTTTAGACGGTACGACGGCGGCAGCCCTACACCAGGCGGTCAGCCAAGCTTTAAATACGGCAGCCACTGTTATTCTAGTGGACTGTCAGGCTGTGACGTTTATGGACAGCTCTGGCCTAGGAGCGCTGGTGCTGGCTCTCAAGATGTCTCGCGCCCAGGGCTGTCGATTCTGTCTATGCGCGATCAATCAGCAGGTTGATATGCTGTTTGGCCTCACGGATACGCATCAGGTATTTGAAATTTATTTAGATCGTGCGGCTTTTGAAGCGACAGTGACTTAG
- a CDS encoding ATP-binding protein, whose protein sequence is MLKHHHLQVSTDLKNLSTILDWLNQIDHVSLSEMDWLRCQIALAEGFTNAVRHAHRGLPVETPIDIEVKIAPEYLELYVWDQGPFFNLLQQLAKMPLEDRESDRGRGLIIMNQVADRLSYERLHDVQNYLHMVKYVPSQP, encoded by the coding sequence GTGCTGAAGCATCACCATCTCCAGGTCAGTACTGATTTAAAGAATCTCAGTACCATACTAGATTGGCTTAATCAGATTGATCATGTCTCTCTTTCAGAGATGGACTGGCTTCGCTGTCAAATTGCCTTAGCGGAAGGCTTTACCAATGCAGTCCGCCATGCTCATCGAGGTTTACCCGTTGAAACCCCCATCGATATTGAAGTCAAAATAGCGCCAGAGTACCTGGAGCTGTACGTCTGGGATCAGGGCCCCTTCTTTAATCTTCTACAGCAGTTAGCAAAAATGCCTCTAGAAGATCGAGAGTCAGACCGAGGGCGAGGACTGATTATTATGAATCAGGTTGCAGATCGGCTCAGCTACGAGCGGCTGCATGATGTACAGAACTATTTGCACATGGTGAAGTATGTCCCGAGCCAACCTTGA
- a CDS encoding 3'(2'),5'-bisphosphate nucleotidase — protein sequence MAYETEKQIAIKAALAAGQLCERVRHEISPEAIEKKDRSPVTIADFGSQALICRELATEFPNDPVVGEEDAAELKQPEMAERLSQVADYVGAIAPNTTPDQVVSWIDHGNGSVGPRYWTLDPIDGTKGFLRKDQYAVALALVEDGEVKVGVLVCPALQLSAAQPGLMFVAVRGEGTTMSGLDGQNPQTIKVVSSENDPNLRFVESVESGHGNQAQQAEIAKAAGITQDSLRMDSQAKYGAVASGEAALYLRLPSPKTPDYREKIWDHAAGTIVVEEAGGRVTDMHGKPLDFSQGAKLVDNQGVVVSNGLLHDKVIAALQQQTS from the coding sequence ATGGCCTACGAAACTGAAAAACAAATTGCGATTAAAGCGGCCCTAGCTGCCGGTCAGCTTTGTGAGCGTGTCCGACACGAAATTTCGCCAGAGGCCATCGAAAAAAAAGATCGCAGCCCCGTCACCATTGCTGACTTTGGTTCTCAAGCCCTGATCTGTCGAGAATTGGCAACTGAGTTTCCCAACGACCCTGTAGTAGGCGAAGAAGATGCCGCTGAACTGAAGCAGCCCGAGATGGCAGAGCGACTGTCTCAGGTTGCTGATTATGTCGGTGCCATCGCCCCCAACACCACTCCTGATCAGGTGGTCTCCTGGATCGATCACGGCAACGGCTCCGTGGGACCGCGCTACTGGACCCTAGACCCTATCGACGGCACCAAAGGCTTTTTGCGGAAAGATCAGTATGCTGTGGCCCTTGCCCTAGTCGAAGATGGAGAGGTCAAGGTCGGCGTTCTTGTCTGTCCTGCCCTCCAGTTGAGTGCAGCCCAGCCCGGACTGATGTTTGTCGCTGTTCGTGGCGAAGGCACAACGATGTCTGGACTTGACGGCCAGAATCCTCAAACTATTAAAGTTGTAAGTTCTGAAAATGACCCAAATCTACGGTTTGTTGAGAGCGTAGAATCAGGCCACGGCAACCAAGCTCAGCAGGCTGAAATAGCTAAAGCTGCGGGCATTACCCAAGACTCTTTAAGAATGGATAGCCAAGCTAAATACGGTGCAGTGGCTTCAGGGGAAGCGGCTCTCTACCTACGTTTACCTTCACCCAAAACCCCAGACTACCGGGAGAAAATTTGGGACCACGCGGCCGGAACCATTGTTGTCGAAGAAGCCGGAGGGCGCGTCACAGATATGCATGGCAAACCCCTCGATTTTTCCCAAGGTGCAAAGCTGGTGGATAACCAAGGGGTGGTTGTCAGTAATGGCCTACTGCATGACAAAGTGATTGCGGCTTTACAGCAGCAGACATCCTAA
- a CDS encoding sensor histidine kinase, with product MLRRSPLSRHPFRLLLYLEWILVAIATLAILSPLPSRPPNRPRPAAQIRVVPAPFIERAQSPPIHERPFRRHRRNYPRYPIAAVTSIGILGLLGLRLPTGSTRLPQGLYTLLGLELSWLAVLIGSHAQTAFPPLLLVVVIRACLMFRWRGRIIVTLLAYISFLVMLGLAVARVHFLGVPLTRLLHRERFRLQPDFLDAVVLNSSLLFGFVLIFVTLLVSALLTAKQSQDNLTQANERLRRYTLLIENQATLQERQRIAREMHDSVGHSLTAQSIQLENVDLWMPQDQTKALDHLQKARQLGKNALQDVRQSVASLRVDPLQNRTLTQALQQLTKAFEQNTGIKIIAQIAETATLPKEFANALFRLTQEALTNVSKHSQATEVQLHFREQNADYQLQITDNGQGFDPTQHTVGFGLQSMQERTEALGGTFTLHSQPQQGCQIQAIIPRGIR from the coding sequence ATGCTGCGCCGATCCCCTTTGTCTCGCCATCCGTTTCGGCTGCTGCTCTATTTAGAGTGGATTTTGGTTGCGATCGCAACCCTAGCTATCCTCTCGCCCCTCCCCAGTCGCCCCCCCAATCGTCCTCGACCCGCAGCTCAAATCAGGGTTGTTCCAGCTCCATTCATCGAACGGGCACAGTCACCCCCCATTCACGAACGCCCCTTCCGACGACATCGACGCAACTATCCTCGATACCCCATCGCCGCAGTGACCAGCATCGGCATTCTCGGCCTTCTAGGGCTGCGCCTCCCCACTGGTTCCACACGTCTCCCCCAGGGACTCTACACACTACTGGGGTTAGAATTGAGCTGGCTCGCGGTTCTAATCGGCAGTCACGCTCAAACTGCCTTTCCGCCTCTATTGTTAGTCGTGGTCATTCGCGCCTGCCTAATGTTCCGCTGGCGCGGTCGAATTATCGTCACCCTGCTCGCCTACATCTCCTTTCTGGTAATGCTGGGGTTAGCCGTTGCCAGAGTTCATTTCTTGGGTGTCCCTCTGACCCGCCTGCTCCATCGAGAGCGCTTCCGCCTGCAGCCTGACTTTTTAGATGCTGTGGTCCTGAATTCCTCTTTGCTATTCGGATTTGTCCTCATTTTTGTCACGTTACTGGTCAGCGCCTTACTGACCGCGAAGCAAAGTCAAGACAATCTGACCCAAGCCAATGAGCGCCTGCGTCGCTATACCCTCTTGATTGAAAATCAGGCTACCCTCCAGGAACGACAGCGCATCGCCCGCGAGATGCACGATTCAGTGGGGCATTCCCTAACAGCTCAAAGCATTCAGCTTGAGAACGTTGATCTATGGATGCCCCAGGATCAGACAAAAGCCCTCGATCACCTGCAAAAAGCACGACAACTCGGTAAAAATGCCCTACAAGATGTCCGGCAATCCGTCGCCTCTCTCAGGGTTGATCCGCTGCAGAATAGAACCCTAACCCAAGCCCTGCAGCAGTTAACCAAAGCCTTCGAGCAAAATACGGGCATCAAAATAATTGCTCAAATTGCCGAAACAGCGACGCTGCCCAAAGAATTCGCGAACGCCTTATTCCGATTGACGCAAGAAGCCCTCACCAACGTTTCCAAACACAGCCAAGCCACCGAGGTGCAGCTTCACTTTCGGGAACAGAATGCTGATTATCAGCTTCAAATCACAGATAATGGACAGGGGTTTGATCCCACGCAGCACACCGTCGGATTCGGACTGCAGAGTATGCAAGAGCGCACAGAAGCACTGGGGGGTACCTTCACATTACACAGCCAACCCCAGCAAGGATGCCAAATTCAGGCCATCATTCCACGAGGGATCCGATGA
- a CDS encoding indolepyruvate ferredoxin oxidoreductase subunit alpha has product MAHTIVTDVCEGVADCVDACPVGCIHDGPGKNTKGTDWYWIDFATCIDCGICLQVCPVEGAIVAEERADLQKTPT; this is encoded by the coding sequence ATGGCTCACACCATTGTCACTGACGTTTGCGAAGGCGTAGCCGATTGCGTCGATGCCTGTCCCGTTGGCTGTATCCATGATGGTCCTGGTAAAAATACGAAAGGAACAGATTGGTACTGGATTGACTTTGCCACCTGTATTGACTGCGGTATTTGCCTGCAGGTTTGTCCTGTAGAGGGCGCTATTGTGGCCGAAGAGCGAGCTGACTTACAAAAAACACCGACTTAA
- a CDS encoding PP2C family protein-serine/threonine phosphatase: MLHILIIDDDRVTCLLLQRVLEQQGYRVTVATNGQAGIELAQSVQPALVICDWMMPIMDGIQVCRTLKADPSLSTTFFILLTSRGDLEDRIKGLNAGADEFLSKPIDANELKARVRAGLRLYQLNQDLSQLNLALQQETQRLEQERAEAADYVRSILPDPMESPCTIRSRFVPSSQLGGDCFDYFWITPESLVLYLLDVSGHGLKSALSSVQILQVLRSRGLGADYQNPQAVLEALNRLFAMEEHDYQYFTIWYGVYQPAKQELVYATAGHPPALLIGESQPIETQLLKTKGLPIGMFAEAEYCCDRISIPINSTLYLFSDGIYEILQPDGQIWGFPAFAEALKSSHSKGQPSLDTILDQTKTRCVAETFSDDLSLLQIHFTADLP; encoded by the coding sequence ATGTTGCACATTTTAATTATTGATGATGATCGCGTGACTTGCTTACTGCTGCAGCGGGTCCTTGAGCAGCAGGGGTACAGGGTGACGGTCGCGACCAACGGTCAGGCTGGGATTGAACTCGCCCAATCTGTTCAGCCTGCCCTAGTGATCTGTGATTGGATGATGCCGATTATGGATGGCATTCAGGTCTGTCGAACGTTGAAGGCCGATCCGTCGCTATCCACCACGTTTTTTATTCTATTGACCTCTCGGGGAGACCTTGAAGACCGAATTAAGGGACTCAATGCTGGTGCCGATGAATTTTTAAGCAAGCCCATTGATGCCAACGAGCTAAAGGCACGGGTGCGGGCTGGACTACGACTCTATCAGCTCAATCAAGATCTGTCTCAGCTTAATCTGGCACTGCAGCAAGAGACCCAGCGTCTAGAGCAGGAGCGGGCTGAGGCGGCTGACTATGTGCGCTCCATTTTGCCAGATCCCATGGAATCGCCCTGCACGATTCGATCTCGGTTTGTGCCCTCTAGCCAGCTGGGGGGGGATTGTTTTGATTATTTTTGGATCACGCCGGAGTCTCTGGTTCTTTACCTGCTAGATGTCTCGGGGCACGGTCTCAAGTCGGCGCTCTCTTCGGTTCAGATTTTGCAGGTGCTGCGCTCCCGAGGGCTGGGCGCTGACTATCAGAATCCCCAGGCGGTCCTGGAAGCGCTCAACCGTTTGTTTGCAATGGAGGAGCATGATTATCAATACTTCACGATTTGGTACGGTGTCTATCAGCCTGCTAAACAGGAGCTGGTTTACGCTACTGCTGGACATCCTCCGGCGTTATTGATTGGTGAGAGTCAGCCTATTGAGACTCAGCTACTAAAAACAAAGGGATTGCCCATCGGGATGTTCGCTGAGGCAGAATATTGTTGCGATCGCATCTCCATTCCCATTAACAGCACCCTCTATCTGTTTAGCGACGGCATTTATGAAATTCTGCAGCCCGACGGCCAAATCTGGGGGTTTCCGGCATTCGCTGAAGCACTCAAAAGCTCCCACAGCAAAGGTCAGCCCAGTCTAGACACGATTCTCGACCAAACCAAAACCCGCTGCGTCGCCGAGACCTTTAGCGATGATCTCTCTCTGCTACAAATTCACTTTACGGCAGATCTGCCCTAA
- a CDS encoding cytidine deaminase family protein, with amino-acid sequence MIPSNNFGQLIAEAQKLVKPVALARPSEDAGTVGCALQAQDGQIHTGICIDLACGIGFCAEASAIVNMIKEGETVIDYIVAVSKRGIIPPCGRCREMMVQVSEQNYKTLVIVSETEVVPVSELLPRHWLSQ; translated from the coding sequence ATGATACCTTCTAACAACTTTGGTCAGTTGATTGCCGAAGCTCAAAAGTTAGTCAAGCCCGTAGCTCTAGCACGTCCCTCAGAAGATGCAGGTACCGTTGGCTGTGCTCTCCAAGCTCAAGATGGTCAAATCCATACCGGTATTTGCATTGACCTCGCCTGCGGCATTGGCTTTTGTGCCGAAGCTTCTGCAATCGTGAATATGATCAAAGAAGGTGAAACAGTGATTGACTACATCGTCGCTGTTTCAAAAAGAGGAATTATCCCCCCCTGTGGTCGCTGTCGAGAAATGATGGTTCAGGTTAGCGAGCAAAACTACAAGACTTTAGTGATCGTTTCTGAAACTGAGGTCGTACCCGTGAGCGAGCTGCTACCGCGTCATTGGCTAAGCCAATAA